Within Felis catus isolate Fca126 chromosome A1, F.catus_Fca126_mat1.0, whole genome shotgun sequence, the genomic segment aaggaagaggagagagaatcccaaactgtcAGCCCcaagccagacgtggggctcaaacccatgaaccaggagaccgtgacctgagccaaaaccgaaagtcggacgcccgactgacagaaccacccagagGCTCTGGTCTGccccaaattttaaaacacacatatcCTTCAAGTCAGCAATTCCACTTCAGGAAGTGTAAAGACTTATGCCTAAAAGGAATATACACCGATACTCATCACCGTATTGTTAGACACAGCAAAAAACAGGGAGCGTGAATGACCATCAGTACTGATCAGATTATGGGACAGCATACTATGTGACGTCACTTCTATGTCTGAATTGTACgactaaagaggaaaagaaagtacATCGTAAAAACTCACAAGGATCtctttaacccccccccccctttgcggATATTCTGACCATTACTGGCTTCCAGTCTCCACATACTCGACCCTTGCCTACCACTCCTCGTGTCATTATTTACCGATCTATCATAATCCCTTCATGTTGTCCCAGATCTTTATTAGTACCTCCCTCTTTTTCAGTGGCTGACCAGTAAGTTCAATTTATATAGAGGGTCCAAACCAACGGGCATGCCCAAAGGCCCAAGTTGATTACACTTCCTCCCGGCAGAAatggtctattttattttagaccgGAATTTGGGCACTGCATATTCTGGTGCGGCCCATTAAGCCGTGCTTGTGTCATCCGGTGTCGTGTGGTGTAGATTTCTACACCACGGCACGTGGTTAAACAGCAGCATTCCTAGAACAGAGCAACATCTTTGTCTTTTGACTCCAGGGAGCAACTTGGCTCCGACCCAGGGAATTTCCCAAGTTATGGCAAGTGTTAGCGCTACCGTTCGTGTCTTTGCTATTGGAAGAGGACAAGAGAACGAACGAGCCTGCATCTCTTGCCGCATAGGGATCCAAACCATCTTCTGGCTTTTCCGCAGTTTTAAAAGGCCTTTCAAGTCAtttaagaatgaattaaaaaaaccccacaaataaaaAAAGCTTGAACTCCCCGCCATCCCTTAACTAATAGAAGACCCTAATTACTAGCCAATGGTTCACACCCGAGCAACAGGAGATTCCCAGCTATAGGCCGCGTTCGATTTATTCACATTCGTAGTGATACCGTCATATGCAAAAAGCGGCTGCCAGGTACCGGAAAGAGAGCTATTTCAGGGCCTTTCAGAAGGCGTGTTGTACCAAACTGACCTGCATCTGAACTTTCATCATAGATTATGTGATGCCAAGCAAGGGAGTTGGCCGCATTTCTCACTCAAAGCATCACTATTTTGTCTCTCCAGTGTAGTTTTCCATATAGCTAGTTGCTATACAACTCTACGACCACTTTTCATCCCTGTGGTGCACAGGACACAAAAAAAGACTTCCTTTCTCAGACTTTACTCAAGAAAACGAACAGGTCCGGCAAATAACACCTTGATGGAAGACTACCAGAATTACAGCAACTAACCTGCCACGGTGCCACCCTTACAACAGGCAAGTCAGGGAACTGGGACTTGGGTTTTGATCCACACTCTGATGTTAAGTGCCCCAACCTTAATCCTCAACTTTATACCGACTTTCTTCAGAAAATCTTTatgcccggggcgcctgggtggctgtcggttgagcgtctccggctcaggtcatggcttacggtttgggagttcgagccccgcgtcgggctctgtgccgacagctcggagcctggagcctgctttggatcctgtgtctccctctctctctgcccctcccctgctcatgctgtcaaaaataaacattaaaaaaaaattttttttaaagaatatctttATGCCCCTCGTGCTGTGACTACTTCTAAACATGAAAATAGTTCTCGtacataaacttgaaaacaaatccTCCCAATTGCACAAAGGCTTTATGCTGAATTACCTAAAATTCCAAGCCCTAGGGATACTGCTGAACACTACACAGGACTCTATTAGCTTCCTGATTGAAGACTTTTTCCTGTCAAGATCTGAAGCCAGTTAACACACCAAAACACTCGTTCCCATTCTCAACATCTGAGAAAACTGGTAGATGACATACCCACCAAGTTGCAAGTTTCCTTCAGGCAGAATCCACTTTTAATTGGATCCCTTACTAGCAACAGATGTCGACCGTGGCGGTGCCTCTGCTACGGCAAGGACGCGCACGAAAGTCAGGAGATGGGCTTGTTCCTCTTAAGAATTCAATGAAGTTTTACACAATCGAGGCGTCTCCATGGACTTAGAAAATTGGTAAATTCAGCTTTATGATCACTATTGTGTTTTAACTGCTTCGGGTGCCTCACTTTTGAAAAGCTATCTTGTTTAACCCAAcatactgaaaataaatttaatttttccgCACCTAGATCTGTAGCATCCTCTGAGAACACGCTCAATGTTTGACAAAAACTTTTTATCATTAAGCTATTTGTAGTTATAAACCAagtatttttaaagggaagaacTTTGCCAGACCTTATACTTGTTTAAATGGTGTCGGCTGAGAGATACTATTGGAaagattaaaatatgtatatatgacaaAACCTTAAAATCTTAAGTGAAAGCCatttaactaatatttaaaaCCTCTGCAATTATTAGTTTATTAGTATCATCCAGGACTCAGATGTTCAGTATTCCTCCTGAAATTACATAAACAAATGCAAATGGAAAGAATCCAAGTCAAAATTATATAACAAAACAGCACTCCATCACAAAAGCGTGTAAAATTACAAGAACGCTATTTTAAAACACTGGCACTTTAAGAGAACGATAATCTCAAAAACCACAAAATTGCCAAATTGTTCCCTAAACTGCTAAGTAGATAAACATGACTCTAATGAATGAGTTTGGGTTTcgtaaagaaaaatcaaattcaaatccGATAACTCCTACTGAAATACAAAGTTTTAAGCGTCTTCTTCCCTCAGGCCTGTTTGATTTATATAAAGGAGCAAACTACAATATAGGAAAATATACCGGATTTTCAGTGTGGCATACATTTTAGAAGTTGGCccaattaattaaaaatacctttaatgGAGAGTCAAGTTTCCTAAGAAATCCGTATTTagagaaatagaagacatttacagccagcacttttttttttttttttccagagcctTTGCTGGGACTAATGTCAACAAAAAATCTAATATGGCAGTCTTGTATTTTAAGCTCACGCTTTTGGGGATACATTCTCAGGTCTTCTTTAATGTGGGAACTGCAAATATAACTGCCATTACATGGTAATGGGAGTTAAAGAATGTAGAGTCCTCATGTAAAGATTAGAACATACTTTTTCTCTTAGTCCTTCAAGGACAGACTTTCAAAATGTTTGATTCTACTAATCCCATGCTGTGGTTACTCTTCACTTCGTAAATGTGACCGGGCTATGTGAAATCTGCCATCAACTGATCAAGATTGGAGTTTCAGTTATGGATGAAAACTGTCTCAATTCAACTTTTATTACCCTCATCATGAGTATGCAGGGTGTAGACAGAGCTTTTTATCAGCTAACtatatgaaaagataaacacTGTAATAATCCATGTGATCCAAAATGGGCAAAAGCAAAAGACTAGCTTCccctcaagaagaaaaatttcagaCCTATGAAAAGGACAacaatactaataaaaaaaattgtatttacttaGAAGCATTCAGAATGTCAACAAAACagctgcaactttttttttttttgcaattacaGAGTGGTATTCAGTTAACAGAACAACAATTATTTCGTATAAGCTGCATCAGAGACAACTGAAGATGAAAAAACTACCATCCCCATATATAACTAATTTGTGCTGTGCACCAACAAGAACCTGCTTTAAATTTCCATGCCAATTTACAACCCCCATACTGTACCAGGCAAGGTTAGTGGCTATTGGAAATACCACCGGGACAGGGCTATCTAAAGACACATTCGGTAGTGTGTTAACTATACAAAAAAAGACACTgtacagtttaaaaacaaatcttacaCAGccttacatttcaatttttttctttaaaaggagtgAGTTGTGTACAGGGGGGTTAAATGCtttatagacaagaaaaaaaaactgcgcTAGAACCAActtattcatcatcatcatcttcttcttcttcttcatcttcttcatcttcctcctcttcctcatcctcttcatcttcctcgtcctcctcctcttccttctttttcttgcttttttcagCCTTGACGACTCCCTTTTTTGCCGCGTCAGGCTTTCCTTTAGCTCGGTATGCAGCAATATCCTTCCaaaataaagtcaagaaaaagtggaaggaaagaCAGGACAGTTAAgcaaggggagaaggaaaagtaaCTTATGAAAAATCAAGATCCCAGTTACGCGAAAATAACCACGTATCTGCACTCACCCCGATCCCATAAACGCCTAGGACGGAGGAATGCATATGAACGCGCCGAGAGAACTGCAATTAATAACCCGTAACTCATGGAATGACATGGTCCAATATTTGCAATGTTGTGCGCCTCACTGAAGTACAATTAGGTACCACGTCCTAACTTTAGTTGATTAAAACTAGAATGTAGAGACTTTGATTAAAGGGTAGACACTGCCACCTTCTGAATGCAAAACAGCAATCTACAGGTTTCTATCAGACCCTAATCCAGAGAAGGAAATtttgtcttaaaagaaaaaaaaaaagtaaatctgcCAGTAAGCATGCAATTAAGAAACATCTAGAAATCAACATTTTTCCAGATGACTAAATAAGCTAAAATTTAACTTGCTACGCCTATTCAAAGTATAGGAGATAAAGCTTTTTCTTTATCAACTTACTACACAGTTCaacattaaaactttttgaaattaataaagTTGGGATTTCTGTTATTGAAGGAAGGGAACACAAATACTTCAGGACAGGTTTATGAAGGACACGGTCTTCATTATCTTGCCCAGACTATTTTTATGTGTCTGaccatttaaaataatcacttgACTAAAAGTGACTACCAGTAAATTTAAATCAGAGAATAACAAAGCCAGCTTAAGTGTATGGAAGCTGTACCcaagtcaaaaacaaacaaacaaacaaacaaaaaaaaaacaactgatctGAACTTCTATACTCTctgaaggatggaaaaaaaataagattcagcCAGCGGCACACAGAAAGGAGCTGAGAATCTGAAAACTGCATTACACCCCGAATTCTTAGAAATCCgcaagaaaataggaaattgaGATGAGGTACCAAGTATAATCTAATGTCGGGCATACCCTTTCCTCATTACACCGAACAAATGCACACTTCTtaccttttcatatttttccttcagcTTCGCAGCCTTCTTCTCATAAGGCTGCTTGTCATCTGCAGCGGTGTTATTCCACATCTCTCCCAGTTTCTTTGCAACATCACCAATGGATAGGCCAGGATGTTCTCCTTTGATTTTTGGGCGATActcagaacaaaacaagaaaaaggccgaactaaaaagagaaatttaattttaagtttactaCGGAATGTGTGTTGTCCTGCTATATAAAAGCTGCTGCTGATTTCTATCAGGCACTAGACAGGgtgcaaatattaaaatatgctaaATACCCTTACAACCAAACCTCCATTCACGGCTGTCTGACTTAGAATGCTACTAGTTGAACATGTACTATTAATAAATGCAAGAGCTCCAAAAGCAATTCTgtgaaattttaagtatttcGG encodes:
- the HMGB1 gene encoding high mobility group protein B1, whose amino-acid sequence is MGKGDPKKPRGKMSSYAFFVQTCREEHKKKHPDASVNFSEFSKKCSERWKTMSAKEKGKFEDMAKADKARYEREMKTYIPPKGETKKKFKDPNAPKRPPSAFFLFCSEYRPKIKGEHPGLSIGDVAKKLGEMWNNTAADDKQPYEKKAAKLKEKYEKDIAAYRAKGKPDAAKKGVVKAEKSKKKKEEEEDEEDEEDEEEEEDEEDEEEEEDDDDE